A genomic window from Candidatus Bathyarchaeia archaeon includes:
- a CDS encoding isocitrate/isopropylmalate dehydrogenase family protein — MQGTYRIAVLPGDGIGPEVVSAAVEVLRAVQKAVSGLKLEIVYGEAGYNCIEKYGTNLPQKTVEVLRGSHACLKGPMTTPEEPGAPPSVAVTIRKMFNLYANVRPCKSLPGVWSLKPSIDLVIVRENTEGLYSGVEYEISPGRGVALRIVTREASERVARFAFKLAEKRRCHVTCVHKRNILRVTDGIFRDSVFRVAMEFSSVRVDEEHIDAMAMRLIKEPERFDVIVTTNLFGDILSDEAAQIAGGIGLAAGANIGDSYGMFEPVHGSAPKHAGKNRANPIATILAAKMMLDWLGEYEAARRIETAVEKVLSEGKVKTYDLGGTATTSDMGNAIIEKILEEC, encoded by the coding sequence ATGCAGGGGACGTATAGGATAGCGGTTCTCCCCGGTGATGGCATAGGTCCGGAGGTCGTGAGCGCCGCGGTTGAGGTTTTAAGGGCTGTCCAGAAGGCTGTCAGCGGCTTAAAGTTGGAGATAGTTTACGGCGAGGCCGGATACAACTGCATAGAAAAATACGGAACTAATCTCCCACAGAAAACAGTTGAGGTTCTTAGGGGGAGCCATGCTTGCCTTAAGGGGCCTATGACGACGCCTGAGGAGCCGGGTGCTCCGCCGAGCGTTGCCGTAACCATTAGGAAAATGTTTAATTTGTATGCTAATGTTAGGCCATGTAAGTCCCTTCCAGGGGTCTGGTCCCTTAAGCCCAGCATAGACCTCGTTATCGTTAGGGAGAACACTGAAGGCCTTTATTCTGGCGTAGAGTATGAGATTTCGCCCGGAAGAGGCGTTGCCTTAAGGATTGTAACGCGTGAAGCCTCTGAGAGGGTTGCTAGGTTCGCTTTTAAGCTTGCCGAGAAGCGTAGATGCCATGTGACGTGCGTTCATAAGAGGAATATTCTGCGCGTGACCGATGGCATATTTAGGGATTCTGTCTTCCGCGTAGCGATGGAATTCTCCTCAGTCCGCGTTGATGAGGAGCATATTGATGCTATGGCTATGAGGCTTATTAAGGAGCCTGAGAGGTTTGATGTTATTGTGACCACGAATCTTTTCGGCGACATACTTTCCGATGAGGCTGCGCAGATAGCTGGCGGCATAGGGCTTGCCGCCGGGGCGAATATAGGCGATAGCTACGGCATGTTTGAGCCTGTTCACGGCTCAGCGCCCAAGCATGCTGGTAAAAATAGGGCTAATCCAATCGCAACTATTCTGGCTGCTAAGATGATGCTTGATTGGCTCGGCGAGTATGAGGCGGCTAGGCGCATAGAGACCGCTGTCGAGAAGGTTTTAAGCGAGGGGAAAGTTAAGACATATGATTTAGGCGGAACAGCGACGACAAGTGATATGGGGAACGCGATAATTGAGAAGATTCTTGAAGAATGCTAA
- a CDS encoding ribbon-helix-helix domain-containing protein, with amino-acid sequence MLEQISMDAAGLRDREEGEGAFKAGARKARVRFGAVSLPLKILEEIDNLIKDLGYWPSRSAFVREACLEKIKREKERLKEL; translated from the coding sequence ATGTTAGAGCAGATATCAATGGATGCGGCAGGCTTAAGGGATAGGGAAGAAGGTGAGGGTGCGTTTAAGGCTGGTGCTAGGAAGGCTCGTGTTAGGTTTGGCGCGGTCTCCCTACCGCTTAAGATCCTTGAAGAGATAGACAATCTCATTAAAGATCTCGGCTACTGGCCTAGCCGCTCAGCCTTCGTCCGGGAAGCCTGCCTAGAGAAGATCAAGCGGGAAAAAGAGAGACTAAAAGAGCTATAA
- a CDS encoding arylamine N-acetyltransferase: MKAINQLKILLAAALCASLSLLIFFATPIIKVTKITTYKTWLPDGTIETATKEDNAWITPYQLLSGVEVFLDITDLKSLKEALESVRFKEEYRPPKAKIECGEKSAILMKYLEEKGFKVSMGRGTISRDNEEEAVSHAWVLVHLEDNTYVVEVNTESGYADIVGTVKEAAESQTLKYSEKERWDMKKVKEKYSELLKDPINKYLETEKK; this comes from the coding sequence GTGAAAGCAATAAACCAACTAAAAATTCTCCTAGCAGCAGCCCTATGCGCATCGCTCTCGCTTCTAATCTTCTTCGCAACCCCGATAATAAAAGTCACAAAGATAACCACGTATAAAACATGGCTCCCAGACGGCACAATAGAAACAGCCACAAAAGAAGACAACGCGTGGATCACGCCATACCAGCTCCTCTCAGGCGTAGAAGTCTTCCTAGACATAACAGACCTAAAAAGCCTAAAAGAAGCGCTAGAAAGCGTGCGTTTCAAGGAAGAGTATCGCCCGCCAAAAGCCAAGATTGAGTGCGGAGAGAAGAGCGCAATCCTAATGAAATACCTGGAGGAGAAAGGCTTCAAAGTCAGCATGGGACGCGGAACAATCTCAAGAGACAACGAGGAAGAAGCGGTCAGCCACGCATGGGTCCTAGTCCACCTAGAAGACAACACATACGTCGTAGAAGTCAACACAGAATCAGGATACGCCGACATAGTCGGGACAGTTAAGGAAGCAGCAGAATCCCAAACCCTAAAATACAGCGAAAAGGAGCGATGGGACATGAAAAAAGTCAAAGAAAAATACAGTGAACTCCTAAAAGACCCCATCAACAAATACCTAGAAACCGAGAAGAAATAG
- a CDS encoding SdrD B-like domain-containing protein — protein sequence MKGKIGLLMLAILMVLVLASFPIYSMAVEAVIWTDKSDYTPGETVIIHGANFASISNITITILRPDNTIDTLYIASDDEGKFIAEYQLDGIEGEYKVTATDGINTAETTFTDAVNINWVKPSGSSYPPEKENFLTTEDVYAVVYSGSGSGKNSFRIYIVSNEPITGKDLNDTSGGYETFTIDNQGTHGPFLIWKAPTKAGTYYIVVDDNENGKYDGGDVYCSFTISTPLAELKADLSIVKSGPYYAHVGDEITFTFSVNNSGPDSAANVAVTDDKAGKATYVNGDTNGNGMLDVVETWIFTATYKVLETDPDPLVNTAEVTSEVNDPDENNNQATWTVDILHPNITVSKSGPQYAHEGDTITYTITITNPSTDTIMYKVSVVDSLLGNISASFPESLAPGASETKTFTYNVPSPSGDITNTVTVKYKDDLNFEVTKTASWSIDVLHPSIDVIKTANVTMIHEGDWVEYNVTVVNTGDCNLTVTLEDELLGISWSGTLKPGEKHEEIVPIQPTEDPTENTANATGTDALGGKVSDSASWKVDILHPKIMVTKVANVTRAYAGYVIEYTINVINIGDCPLYNVNVTDTLLGTLPTNGFLGVGESESKTFTKTYTVEAGDSDPLVNNVTAEGKDALGLFVSANASASVDLIAKICGYKFYDANANGVWDYGELGVAGIKIELWLGGSKINEITTGSDGSYCFDELDAGNYTIVEVLPDNWANTTPTSITVELKSGEISKDNNFGNVCLKPGYGGRTLGYWANAGNKLITKEDVIYLNSLNLYKPSGWYPPFTTNNGNNGLLTARSQIRTYLLRATARDMRWMLSAQLIATALNVRHRYLSNSTIVYVGPSTYVPSGFITIEEIIINANTALSNGAEQEYWKNILDALNNNRLKFVCQNPC from the coding sequence ATGAAGGGTAAGATTGGCTTACTGATGCTGGCAATCCTGATGGTATTGGTGTTAGCGTCTTTCCCAATTTATTCTATGGCTGTGGAAGCGGTCATATGGACTGATAAGAGCGATTACACGCCTGGAGAAACTGTGATAATTCATGGAGCAAACTTCGCATCGATCTCAAATATCACGATAACTATTTTGAGACCGGATAATACCATAGACACATTATATATTGCGTCTGATGATGAAGGGAAATTCATAGCAGAATACCAGTTAGATGGGATAGAGGGCGAATATAAGGTAACAGCAACAGACGGAATAAACACGGCGGAAACAACATTTACAGATGCTGTAAACATCAATTGGGTTAAACCCTCAGGTTCAAGTTATCCTCCAGAAAAAGAGAACTTTTTAACAACAGAAGATGTTTATGCCGTTGTATATTCTGGCAGTGGGTCTGGAAAAAATAGTTTTAGAATTTATATTGTGTCAAATGAACCAATAACGGGAAAGGATTTAAATGATACTTCCGGTGGATATGAGACTTTTACAATAGATAATCAAGGAACTCACGGACCCTTCCTAATTTGGAAAGCTCCAACTAAAGCAGGCACATATTACATAGTAGTCGACGACAACGAAAATGGAAAATATGATGGAGGCGACGTGTACTGTTCTTTCACCATATCGACTCCACTAGCGGAGCTTAAGGCAGATTTGAGTATAGTGAAGAGCGGTCCATATTATGCTCATGTTGGCGATGAAATAACTTTCACATTTAGTGTAAACAATTCTGGCCCGGACAGCGCAGCTAATGTGGCAGTCACCGATGATAAGGCTGGAAAAGCCACATATGTAAACGGCGACACCAATGGTAACGGAATGCTTGATGTTGTCGAAACCTGGATCTTCACAGCCACATACAAAGTTTTAGAAACAGATCCAGATCCACTAGTGAACACGGCAGAAGTAACCAGTGAAGTTAACGATCCAGATGAAAACAATAACCAAGCAACCTGGACAGTTGACATACTACATCCGAATATAACCGTTTCCAAGAGCGGCCCACAATATGCCCATGAGGGTGACACTATCACCTACACTATTACGATTACGAATCCGTCCACCGATACTATCATGTACAAGGTTTCGGTAGTTGACTCGCTTCTCGGCAATATTTCAGCGAGCTTCCCTGAGAGTTTGGCTCCCGGCGCATCTGAAACAAAGACTTTCACCTATAATGTTCCATCCCCCAGCGGTGACATAACAAATACTGTTACAGTAAAGTATAAAGATGACCTCAACTTTGAGGTGACTAAGACTGCTTCTTGGTCTATTGACGTTCTACATCCGAGCATAGATGTTATTAAGACGGCAAATGTGACTATGATTCATGAGGGCGACTGGGTTGAATATAATGTTACTGTTGTTAACACCGGCGACTGCAACCTTACCGTCACGCTTGAGGATGAACTGCTCGGCATAAGCTGGAGTGGAACGCTTAAGCCGGGCGAGAAGCATGAGGAAATAGTCCCCATTCAGCCGACAGAAGATCCAACAGAGAACACGGCTAACGCCACCGGAACGGATGCTTTGGGCGGAAAAGTTTCAGACTCCGCTTCTTGGAAGGTTGACATTCTCCACCCAAAGATTATGGTTACGAAGGTTGCCAATGTTACTAGGGCTTACGCCGGGTACGTAATCGAATACACTATTAATGTGATTAATATCGGCGACTGCCCACTGTACAACGTGAACGTTACAGACACATTGCTTGGCACACTGCCCACTAACGGATTCCTAGGTGTCGGCGAAAGCGAAAGCAAGACATTCACTAAGACATATACTGTTGAGGCTGGAGACTCAGATCCGCTAGTGAACAATGTCACCGCAGAGGGCAAAGACGCCTTAGGCCTATTTGTTTCAGCCAATGCCAGCGCCTCAGTAGACTTGATCGCCAAGATATGTGGATACAAATTCTATGACGCTAACGCGAATGGCGTATGGGATTATGGCGAGCTAGGTGTTGCAGGGATAAAAATAGAGCTATGGCTCGGCGGCTCAAAGATTAATGAGATAACAACCGGCTCTGATGGAAGCTACTGCTTTGATGAATTAGATGCTGGAAACTATACTATTGTAGAGGTTCTGCCCGATAACTGGGCGAACACGACGCCAACCAGCATAACAGTTGAGCTCAAGTCGGGAGAAATAAGCAAGGACAATAACTTTGGAAACGTTTGCTTAAAGCCTGGCTATGGCGGTAGGACATTGGGCTACTGGGCTAATGCAGGCAACAAGCTAATCACGAAAGAAGACGTAATCTATCTTAACAGCCTGAACCTATATAAGCCAAGTGGATGGTATCCGCCATTCACCACCAATAACGGCAATAATGGCCTTCTGACTGCGAGAAGCCAGATTAGAACCTATCTGCTTAGGGCTACAGCAAGAGATATGAGGTGGATGCTATCAGCCCAGCTAATCGCCACAGCGCTAAATGTCCGCCACAGATACCTAAGCAACTCAACAATAGTCTACGTTGGGCCGTCAACATATGTGCCAAGCGGCTTCATAACAATTGAAGAAATAATTATTAATGCTAATACAGCGCTATCGAACGGAGCCGAGCAGGAGTACTGGAAGAATATACTCGACGCCTTAAACAACAATAGGCTGAAATTTGTCTGCCAAAATCCCTGCTAA